Genomic DNA from Acidobacteriota bacterium:
GCCGAAGAAGCGGGAGCGGGACTGAAAGGCAAGGCGCTGGGGGTGGTGACGGGCGACGTCGACGGCGACGGCGACCAAGACATTTATGTGGCCAACGACGCCGTGGCCAACTTCCTCTACCGCAACGACGGAAAGGGCGTTTTCCGCGAAGAGGGCCTGATGGCGGAAGTGGCCTATGGAGCCGCCGTCGAGCCCGAGTCAGGCATGGGAACCGATCTGGGCGACATCGACGGCGACGGCAGCCTCGATCTCATCGTTACCAACATCGATTACGAGATGAACAATCTCTACGTCAACCGCCACCGGGACTACTTCAACGACGTCACGCTGGGGCAGGGTCACGGACAGGGCGATCTGCTCTACAGCGGTTTCGGGGTGCGCTTTTTCGACAAGGACAACGACGGCGACCTGGATCTGGCGGTGCTCAACGGACATCCTCTCGACAACATTCACCTCTACCGCGACCGCGTCAGCGGCGCCCAGCGGCCCTTTCTGCTGGAGAACCGGGAGGGCAAGTTCGTCGAGGTGGGCGAGAAACAAGGGGGCGTTTGGACGCGCCCGCTGGACGGCCGGGCCCTGGCTTCAGCCGATTACGACAACGACGGCGACATCGACCTGGTCTTCGTCAACGTGGGGGCAGCCCCGGTGCTGTTGAACAACCTGCTCATCGGGAACGGGGGCGGATCCTCCTTTATAGGAATACGGCTGAGCGGCAACAAGAGCAACCGCGACGGAGTGGGCGCCAAGCTGACCCTCGAGACCGACCGCCGCACCCTATTCCGCGAACGCACCGGCGGCGGCAGCTACCAGGCCGCCCACGACCCCCGCCTCCACTTCGGATTGCAGAGCGGCGAAAAACCTGAATCCCTGACGATCCGCTGGCCGTCCGGCCTGAGCCAGACCGTTAAAGAACTCCAGCCAGGCCGCTACCACCTGATCGAGGAACCTGTACCCGAGCAGGAAAAGTAGCGAGCAGCCTCATACCGCCGAGAGCAAATAGGCCCTCAGCGCGGTCG
This window encodes:
- a CDS encoding CRTAC1 family protein; protein product: MMGRTLLVALLATATAWGQHRPAPEFADVTRAAGIEWVHRNGATPEKYLIETMGGGAAWLDFDGDGLLDLFLVDSGDHARSQGSIPGRNALYRNNGDGTFSDVASQAGLGGGFYGNGAAVGDYDNDGDPDLYVTAWGANRLYRNNGDGTFRDVTSAAGLGGEGWSTSAAFFDMDNDGDLDLFVCQYLDWDYPKEIYCGEKKEGYRSYCHPDQFQPVPSLLYRNNGDGTFSEVAEEAGAGLKGKALGVVTGDVDGDGDQDIYVANDAVANFLYRNDGKGVFREEGLMAEVAYGAAVEPESGMGTDLGDIDGDGSLDLIVTNIDYEMNNLYVNRHRDYFNDVTLGQGHGQGDLLYSGFGVRFFDKDNDGDLDLAVLNGHPLDNIHLYRDRVSGAQRPFLLENREGKFVEVGEKQGGVWTRPLDGRALASADYDNDGDIDLVFVNVGAAPVLLNNLLIGNGGGSSFIGIRLSGNKSNRDGVGAKLTLETDRRTLFRERTGGGSYQAAHDPRLHFGLQSGEKPESLTIRWPSGLSQTVKELQPGRYHLIEEPVPEQEK